The Carassius auratus strain Wakin chromosome 5, ASM336829v1, whole genome shotgun sequence genome includes a window with the following:
- the LOC113078169 gene encoding dnaJ homolog subfamily B member 5 isoform X3, giving the protein MGKDYYKILGIPSGSNEDEIKKAYKRMALKFHPDKNKDPNAEEKFKEIAEAYEVLSDPKKRVIYDQYGEDGLKTGGTGSSSGQGTTYHYTFHGDPHATFASFFGGSNPFDIFFGSGRQRGTTNGASDHVGDHDMDIDMDGDDDPFSSFSHFGFNGINGFHHGGGRRHRNEPLHSSRRKVQDPPMVHELKVSLEEIFHGCTKRMRITRRRLNPDGRTMRTEDKILNIVIKRGWKEGTKITFPKEGDETPENVPADIAFVLKDKGHPRFKRDGSNIIYTAKIGLKELLFGKHHH; this is encoded by the exons ATGGGGAAGGATTACTATAAAATCCTTGGCATACCTTCAGGCTCTAATGAGGATGAAATCAAAAAGGCCTACAAGAGGATGGCTCTAAAGTTTCATCCAGACAAAAACAAGGATCCCAATGCTGAAGAGAAGTTTAAGGAGATAGCAGAGGCTTATGAGGTACTGAGTGACCCAAAGAAGAGAGTCATCTATGACCAGTACGGTGAGGATG GCTTGAAAACAGGTGGCACAGGCTCATCTAGTGGACAAGGGACTACATATCACTACACCTTCCATGGGGATCCACATGCCACCTTTGCTTCTTTCTTTGGAGGCTCCAACCCCTTCGATATATTCTTCGGTTCTGGACGCCAACGAGGAACCACCAATGGCGCTAGTGACCATGTTGGCGATCATGACATGGACATTGACATGGATGGAGATGATGATCCTTTCAGTTCCTTCAGCCACTTTGGCTTCAATGGTATCAATGGTTTTCACCACGGTGGAGGTCGAAGACATCGTAACGAGCCCCTTCACAGCAGCCGAAGGAAAGTACAGGACCCTCCGATGGTACATGAGCTTAAAGTGTCTCTAGAGGAGATCTTTCATGGATGTACCAAGCGGATGCGAATCACTCGGCGACGGCTAAACCCAGATGGAAGGACAATGAGGACAGAGGACAAGATCCTTAACATTGTTATCAAAAGAGGCTGGAAGGAAGGGACCAAGATCACCTTCCCCAAAGAGGGTGATGAGACACCTGAGAACGTTCCTGCTGATATTGCATTTGTACTAAAAGACAAAGGGCACCCGCGCTTCAAGAGGGATGGATCTAACATCATTTACACAGCCAAGATCGGTCTTAAGGAG TTGCTGTTTGGGAAACATCATCATTAG
- the LOC113078169 gene encoding dnaJ homolog subfamily B member 5 isoform X2, producing the protein MGKDYYKILGIPSGSNEDEIKKAYKRMALKFHPDKNKDPNAEEKFKEIAEAYEVLSDPKKRVIYDQYGEDGLKTGGTGSSSGQGTTYHYTFHGDPHATFASFFGGSNPFDIFFGSGRQRGTTNGASDHVGDHDMDIDMDGDDDPFSSFSHFGFNGINGFHHGGGRRHRNEPLHSSRRKVQDPPMVHELKVSLEEIFHGCTKRMRITRRRLNPDGRTMRTEDKILNIVIKRGWKEGTKITFPKEGDETPENVPADIAFVLKDKGHPRFKRDGSNIIYTAKIGLKECESTGMSWCGVIRQSSVLSLKKRVEPTLKS; encoded by the exons ATGGGGAAGGATTACTATAAAATCCTTGGCATACCTTCAGGCTCTAATGAGGATGAAATCAAAAAGGCCTACAAGAGGATGGCTCTAAAGTTTCATCCAGACAAAAACAAGGATCCCAATGCTGAAGAGAAGTTTAAGGAGATAGCAGAGGCTTATGAGGTACTGAGTGACCCAAAGAAGAGAGTCATCTATGACCAGTACGGTGAGGATG GCTTGAAAACAGGTGGCACAGGCTCATCTAGTGGACAAGGGACTACATATCACTACACCTTCCATGGGGATCCACATGCCACCTTTGCTTCTTTCTTTGGAGGCTCCAACCCCTTCGATATATTCTTCGGTTCTGGACGCCAACGAGGAACCACCAATGGCGCTAGTGACCATGTTGGCGATCATGACATGGACATTGACATGGATGGAGATGATGATCCTTTCAGTTCCTTCAGCCACTTTGGCTTCAATGGTATCAATGGTTTTCACCACGGTGGAGGTCGAAGACATCGTAACGAGCCCCTTCACAGCAGCCGAAGGAAAGTACAGGACCCTCCGATGGTACATGAGCTTAAAGTGTCTCTAGAGGAGATCTTTCATGGATGTACCAAGCGGATGCGAATCACTCGGCGACGGCTAAACCCAGATGGAAGGACAATGAGGACAGAGGACAAGATCCTTAACATTGTTATCAAAAGAGGCTGGAAGGAAGGGACCAAGATCACCTTCCCCAAAGAGGGTGATGAGACACCTGAGAACGTTCCTGCTGATATTGCATTTGTACTAAAAGACAAAGGGCACCCGCGCTTCAAGAGGGATGGATCTAACATCATTTACACAGCCAAGATCGGTCTTAAGGAG TGTGAGAGCACAGGAATGTCATGGTGCGGTGTCATACGCCAAAGCAGTGTCCTTTCTTTGAAAAAGCGAGTTGAACCCACCTTGAAGAGTTGA